The nucleotide window cacatgcacacacttgcgcacacacacacagagccttccCCCGTTTCGCACACATGGCGTGTATCACGCGTTGGGTTCCTTAATGACCAGGGTTCTGCCCGCTTCTTCCTGTCGGCAGGGTGTCCCGGGGACGCCACCATCTCTTGTGCCTTCATTGTCGCACCACACCACTCTAACGTATTTAACTGTGGCTGCTGGGCGCTTGGGTTGTCCCCTAGCAGAAACAGCCATGGTCCCCTCAGTGACCTGGTCCTGTGTGAGCTCAGCCATGGACAGAGCTTCTAGAAGGGGGTCTTGACCTCTACTGCctaggagggcagggggaggccaTGACCACTGGGCGGCTGTGCCCTGAGGACCGGCCACTTTGACTTGGCCCTCACACGTGCCCTGCAGATGGAGGGGGCCTCTGGGTCTGCCCCGTTGTCCCCCAGGACCAACCTTCTGTGCTTCCTGACCATGTGCAACCCTCATGCCTGCCCGGCTGCCCCCTGCCCGTCTGGCTGCCCCCTGCCCATGCTGCCCGAGCTGCCCGGGCCCGGCCACCCCAGTAGCCCAGTCCCCTGACACACGCGATGCAGAAATGCCCCTACCTCTCCTGGCCAGCCGTGTCCCAGAGCTGCAGTGCAAACCACTTGTTGTCCACCAGCAGGGTTTTGACCCGAAAATCCACTCCTAGGACACACAGCAGGGCAGGATAAGGCCACccgtccccagcccccagctgagaCAGGGGAGGAGGAGCTTCTGGTGGCTGGGTCCTCTCTGCTGTCTAAATCCCAGCCTGACTCAAGAGcccacctcctccaagaagccttcccAGACCACCCAGCCACATGGAGCCAGTCGTGCCAACATGACTGCCTCACACTGTTTAGCTCCAGGCCACCCAGCAAACAGGTTTCACGACTTCGTTTCTATAATCCTCTTTGTGTGTATCTTGCCCTCCCACTGGACCGCAGGTGGGCCGGCCACTCCAGCGGGGGCAGAGGAGCTCTGGCTGTGGGGACAGCTGCCCGGGCCATCACAGCAAGTCGGGCCCCGTAGCTGACACCCGTGGGGAAGCCAGGCTCGTCCTCATGATTTTTAAGCCAGGAGAGATGGCAGCAAACCGCGGCTGGGATTTGACAGATCTGGGCGTGCACCTGGGTCTCAGGTGCTCCCAGCTGGCCGGCAGTGTATGGCATGCCTGCCCTGGCTTTTGATACTAGTGCAacctgtgtgtttgtcttttgaaTTTTCCAGAAGCTTCCTACTACATAAAAATGGGGGAGTCCACTATCTGGAGACACAAGACACGAATCCTTAGCCCAATCTTGGAGGTGGGCTCTACTGTTGTCCTCACTGAGCAGTGAAGATTTGGGGACTCGGGGCGGGGGGGTCAAACAAGTTGCCCAAGCTCACACCCCTactcagcagcagagctgggatttggaccCAACACCTGGGTTCCCAATTTACCACCCCCTACAGAGGCGTTCTGGGTAAGATGTGTGACTCGCCCCAGGTGGCTTCCTGCCTGAGCGACCCGACCTGGCCCTGCCGTGGCCTGCTcacacccacatgggtggagaCCTGCTTGCCCTCACCACCAGCTAGCACTGGCACCAAACTGCAGGGCGCCTTGTGGCTGTGGCCCATTAAGAAGCTAATCTGATCAATGCAGAAAAAGCAAATCGCCTGTAATTAGAGACAATTAGGAAGAGTGAGATGATGCCCGTATGAAACGCTGGCTGTGGCCCGGGCACACCTGCACCTTGCTTGCTCCGGGCCTGCTGCCGCGTGTCAGGCTCGGCCCCTgggcctcccctcctccacctctgctcctctgcccctcccctcccccacccccactcccggcCCTTACCCACAGTGGCAGTCGGGCCACTGGCAaagctgttgtggtgcagcaggtgcaggaaggATGTTTTGCCCACGCCGGAGTCTCCCAGGAAGATAACGTGGAAGACATAGTCAGGGCAGACCGGAGGCTCGCCAGGCCTGTGGTCCCCCGGGGCCAGGGGCCGCCCAGCCTCCCCGGAGTCCGTTCCTGGGTCTCCAGGCCGGCCCTCTGCCCTGGCCTCCTGGGATCCAGGGAAGCCTGGCCGTCCTTCTTGGTGCGCATTTGTGGCTGGGGGCCTGggttgggctcctggctcaggcccggAGGGGAAGGTCTGTGTGGGCCCCTGAGGCCCTGCTGCGGCCCCAGGCAGAGCTGTGGGAGGGGGACCACTGGCAGGGGGCGGTTTGCCGGGACCAGGGGCTTCTGTTCCTGCTCGAGCCGGTGCTGCATGCAAcgggagaggggcaggcagggctctTTCCTGGGTCTGCTCCCCAGGCCCCGGCGGCAGGCCAGGAGCCTCAAGTGCCTGCACTGAGCCGGGGGACCGGCTGCCACCCCCCACTTCTtttatctcctcctcctcctctctgggtTCCTCTTCCAGACCCTGGTGGGGGAGGGCCGGCTGTCCATTGGGCCCGGGGCCCTGGCCACGAGCGTCTTGTGGTCCCCCAGGAGGCCCCTCCTGTCCGGCTGGGTTTAGCTGGCCCTGCTCCAAGCCTTCTGCGGGAGCCAGACTCACAggctccagaccctgggagggctCGGCTGACCCCAGCGGCGGGGCCAGGGCCCCCAGGGACCTTGCGCTGGACTCGGAGCCTGTGTCGGGCAAGTCCCGAGAGCGGGCCGCCCCCAGCCTGGGCAGTTCGGCAGCAGCAGATCTGAGCCCGGGGCcctggggtctggggcctgggacctgggactgtttgctgggcccagccagggcctggggagggggagcgcTCACTTGGGGAGGGGGCTCACCCTCCAGGGGCATGAGCATGCGCAGTGCCGCTGCCCCCAGGCTCTGTGACTCCtcacctggggctcctggggggtCATAGAGGAAATGGGCCTCTGCTGGGGGCCCTGGCTTGAGGGTGGGCTCCAGGCTCTGAGCCTGGACTGGTGGCTCTGGACCAATGTCCCGCCCACTGCACTCTACTCCTTCCCTGCCCTTGGCCAAGGCGATCACCCCAGGGAGGAGGCTTGGAGCCCCATCTGAATGTGCAGCTGGCTCCTGCGCCGATGGCAGGGCTTGTGGCTCTGAGATAGAGATCTGCCTGACCACACGGGGCGTCTGGGGGCCTGAGGCGGctcttggggtggggggcgggctcCAGGTGAGCTGCAGAGCCCCGCGTGGAGGGCTGCGGAAGCCGCTCAGGAGCTGGTCCCAGTCATCATTGTCCCCAAACAGCTCAGGCAGGGGGGCCTCCTCGGGGGCGGTGGCTGGGGGGTCCGGGACCTTTTCCCTCGTGCTGGGGACACTGGAAAGGAAGCGGGGACATGAAGGTGTCAGCCGCGCCTGCCCGCCCAGGACATCTCGGCACCACCCGATGCGTACTCCCCAGTGCTGCCCCCTGACGGAGGGCtgcgtgagtgtgagtgtgtgagtgtgtccgCCCACGTCTTAGCAGTACGAGCCTGCGCACTGGCCCTCCCCTCTTCTGAGCCTCAGTGAGCTCATCTGAAAACGGTGCCCACTCGACGCCCCTCGGCCAGGGTGCTGGGAGGTGTGCAGAGGCTGGAGGCCAACCACCTCGGGCCAGCATGCTGACCAGAGCCACAGCTCAGAGCCTCTCTCCCCGCTCCCTCCTGCAGGCCCGGGGGTAACAGCACTTGCCTTGGTTCTTCTTCTGTCTGCCAGGACACTCGGGCCCTGGCGGAGGCGAGGCGCCCCCTGGTCGCCCGCAGCTGCCCCCGCACCTCCTCCAGCTGCCCGGCCAGGTCCCGCTGGGCCTCCCGAAGCTGCAGGTTCTCGGCGCTGGCCTCCTGCTGGGTGCTGCTGAGGCGCTGGAGATGGGCctccagctggggggggggggggcggctaaGCCAAGCTTTTTTGCATGGCTCTTAGCAGGACAGCGAGGGGCGGCACCCGGAGCTTCTGCCCTGCGGCCAGCGGCCAGCGTTCCTAGCTGCATTACCCAGCCCCAAGGGCCCGTGgcacctccttcccccaccctggGGGGGGGCTGTTCTAATGGGAGCCAACCTGCCCTGAGGACCCTCGGCCAGTCTGGCACTCacctccctgtggccagcggccaGCTGCTGCGCCTTGAGCTCCTTGGCCGCCAGGACGTCGTgcacctgggagctgagggccaggCCCCGGGAGTCGCTCTGTGGAGCAGACAGGCTCAGAGTTCCCGGCTGCACTGCCCTCCCCACCCGCCACCGCCACCCAGGACTGGGGCGCAGGCACCAGGACTACTCCTCTGGTCGCCGCCTAGGTTGTGGCCACAGAGAGATGGGGGTCCAGGGAGCGAGAGGACCAGCTCCGGGGACAGCGAGAACCGGCAAGGAGCACCAGGGGGCGAGACCCGGCACTTCCACCCCGGCTCTCAGGGGAACCCGAGCTGCTCAGAGCAGGGAGAGGACGCCTTCCCCCCACCGCGACCTTCTGCCTCGCGCTGTGAAGGTagcagaggagccaggctggGGTAAGCCGGCTGCAGACAAGGAGCCCACCTCagcctgcagctgctgcctctctCGGACGATCTGCTGCTCCATCTCCTCATAAAGCCGCTGCACCTCGCGGTGGTGGTCAGAGTCACGCCTGGGAGGGGCGGAGGGCAGGCACCAGGGAGCCCTTCAGCACCTGCGGGCCCCTGCCGCTGGCAGCACTGACCTGGCCTAGACTTGGAGCCCGTCCCGTGGCTCGCCTGGCGCTTCGGGCCGTCCCTGACCCCTGTCACCCTGACAACACCACACTGACTCCTGGTGATTCCTCGGTGCTGTCACATAGTCCCCAGGGCGCCTACCCTTACGGGTTGTGTCCTTCGCAGCCCAGGGCCACCACACAGGCTGTGAACTCCGTGAGCTGTGCCCCTGAGCTCGGCGCACTGCATACTTGCCATTGTCATGCTTTCGAAAGGACCAACTCGGTCCTCTCAACAGGTCCCGGAGCCCCCCTCTCCCTGCGGCTCTGCTCTGCCCCCGCAGCCCCCcaggctgtgccccaggaggTGCCAGGGATTCAGTTCCTATAAAGAGCGCCTACTGCTGCCCTGCCggggtcccccctccccccagctcactTCCTCAGGGTCAGCTCCAGCGCCTCCTTGCTGGCCTGCACCTCCTGCAGGCGGCTGCTCATCCTGGCCAGGAAGCCCTCCAGGTTGCCTGCCAGCTGGGGCTCCTCCTGCCGCAGCTTCTTCCACAGTTGCCAGATCTCTGCCTGCCTGGGGAGGGACACACAGGCAAGGATTAggtcctggggggcgggggccacAAAACTTTCACAGCCGCAGGTGCAGCTCGAACACCATCTTCTCCCAGAGAGcctctcccaggtgcacctgctcccctcctgaaGCCCAGGACACTTGACCTCCCGATGGCCGTGCGctcagcagtgggggtggggagagacctGGGAGCCACCGGTTGCAGGATTCCATTTGCTTTCCGGGTTCCCCAACGCGGCAGCTGTGTGACCTCTTGCAAGACCCATGGCCTCTCTGGGCTCATTTGTAAACTGGGGAGGCCAATAGCCATCCAGGGTGGCAGCTGGGATGGGAGCGGCGAGCCCGTAGGAAGCCTGGCTCCGGGCCTGGTGCATGGCTGGCCCTTGGCAAACTCGGCTAATCGAGTCACAAAGGTAGATGCCAGGGGCTAAGCCTGGGACGAGCTGCCCGGGGCATGCATGGCCCCCACACAGCTTCATCCCTGCCTCTCCAGCCTGCACCCCGAGTCTCACCCTGCCTGCCCGACAACTCCTGGCCCCACCTCTTGGAGCTAAACTGGAGAGACCTTGTCCTCACCAGGTAGGTGGGTGGGCTGACATCCAAGGGCAGCTCCCTTGGGGGCTCCAGCGATGTGGAGGGGCCAACGGCAGACAGGGCTGCCCTCCTCTGGGCATGAGCGAACCCCCTATGCCCACAGCTGAGACAGAGGGGAGGCCATGGCCtctggtccctgcacctgcctgaaACCCCCTGGGGGGCCCCTTGTTTGAGTTGAGAAAGGCATCCAGGGGAGCTGCATGGTTCCGAGAACGTGAGCACCCTTGGGCGGCTGACACCCCAACTTGCTCCTCCCTGTGGGGAATGATCGCACGGGGCAGGACGAGGCGGGAGTGTGCGGGTAGGAAGGACCCCCCCGCGGGCAGACGTCCTGAGCGCTCGCTCCACCCCCACAATGGTTTCCATGCTCTTTCTGCAGAGGGggacagaggtcagaggtcagaacACCTGTGGGGGGGGTCACACAGCTGCCCAGTGGCCATGCTGGGGTTTACACTCGGGCCCTACCTTGCAGCCTGACCGGGGGTCCCTGTGCCTGCGACAGtgcctcccctgcacccacgccgCACAGGACTCACTCGGGAAGGAAGGGgccagtccccagctgctccGTGAAGGtgaggaaggcctctctctcctcGGCGTCGGCCTCCTCCAGCTCCAGGAAGCTGGTGGCTGTGGGTAACCTCTTAGTGGGCCGTGGCCGCCGCCTCCTGAGCCTGTGGGTGCACAGGCTGGAGCCAAAGATGTTTTCTGTGGGATGGAGGCGGACAGAGGGGCAGAGCGGGGTGGGCCACATTCCTCACATCAACCTTGGGCGTCTGCTCCCCATCTACAGATCAGCCCCTGCTCCCACTGCACCTCCCACCAATCCCGGGCCCTGACTGCTGCCCCCCGACCTGGAGCAACCAACGCCTGGggtggccccagcctgcagatGCAGACTCCAcacctccctctctgctctctgcaacCTTGTGGAGACTCTGCATGGCTTTGTGGGTCCCCCGAAAGGAACCTGCCCCCTCCTCCGTTACCTGGGCCAGAGGGTCCCCCACCACAGAGAACAGCAGctgacaggtgcaggggcagcccTTCCCAGCAGGGGCtcagcacttgggacacccccaCCCTCTGTTGCTCCCTGGGCCCTAAAATTCCCTCCCCCAAAGCCCAAGCATGAGCCGTCTCTGGTAGAAACCAAGGCCCCCACCGAGATCTCAAGAATGGGAAGTTTCCCGGGGGAGGGAATCGGAGAGCAAGCCTGGAGGCCTCTCTGGAGGAAGGGGAGGCTCAGGAGAGCACTCTGCTCCGAGCTGCCCTGGCTGGGAAAACGGGTGCCTGTCCAGCCAGCCCAGCCTAGCCCCGTGCTAGGCACACTGGCTATGCAGGGCGCCCCCGAGGCCCGCCTAGGAGGGACATACTGAGTCCAGAGCTGAATTCCTCAAGGGAGAGGCGTCCCTTCCGCTCCACGTCCACCCAGTCGAAGATCATCTCCAGCTCGTCCTCGCTGCCCAGGAAGCTGAACTTGGCTGCCTGGAAGGAAGGAGTGAGCGGGCAGCTGTTCCCACAGGTCAAGGCTGTGGGCCACCCCGCCCTCCCGCTCCCCCACTGACCGGCCCTGGGCCTCGTGGGAGGCCCCATCCTTGGCAGCTCTTGGCTCAgcgcagccctgagctggctccAGGCCTTGTCCTTTTCTCCATCCAACATCAAAACGCATCCGTCCTAAGTCCCGCCCTTTGAGGACCTTGACAAAGAACCTTGACCAGAACGTGCTCACCAGGGTCCAGAAACCACCCGACCTCACGTCCTCCCAGCAGCACAGGGGGCCGCGGCCACCAAGCATCTTGTCAGCTGCAGGAGTGGGCACATCCCCCTGACAGAGTGAGGGTCCAGACTAGACCCTTACTCACTGTAGACCGTCTCCGGGAGAGAAGCAAAGCGTTGTTTTCTAGTAGAATAGAGGACTCCAAGGATCTGTGGCCTGTTGGACActaaccaacttttttttttttttttttgacaggcagagtggacagtgagagagagagacagagagaaaggtcttcctttgccgttggttcaccctccaatggccgccgctgcagccggcgcaccgcgctgatccgatggcaggagccaggagccaggtgcttttcctggtctcccatggggtgcagggcccaagcacctgggccatcctccactgcactccctggccacagcagagggctggcctggaagaggggcaaccaggacagaatccggcgccctgaccgggactagaacccggtgtgccggcgccgctaggcggaggattagcctagtgagccgcggcgccggccctactaaCCAacttttaagaatcattttaaaaattatgtcttcctttcctttgaaaGGTCTTCAAAGGAGGTCTTccggcagatcttccatctgctggttcactccccagatggcagcaacagccagggccaggccaggccaaaaccaggagccaggaactgcatctgggtctcccatgtggctgcaggggtccaggacttgggccatcctccactgctttcccaggccacagcagagagctggactggaagaggagctgccgggacttgaaccggcgcccgtatgggatgccggcactgcaacaGCAGCTTTCCCCGCCCCCTTGGTTTACTGCGGACTTGTGGCTGGACTTGCAGAAGTTAAGCCAGACCCTCCGTGTGCGT belongs to Oryctolagus cuniculus chromosome 5, mOryCun1.1, whole genome shotgun sequence and includes:
- the RAB44 gene encoding ras-related protein Rab-44, with amino-acid sequence MESGQRVSRRGRKLGSSRRRQMREPADGQDAPVAPEPLSWSAQTQEELQDFFQDCGARERGFVTRQDLEAAKFSFLGSEDELEMIFDWVDVERKGRLSLEEFSSGLKNIFGSSLCTHRLRRRRPRPTKRLPTATSFLELEEADAEEREAFLTFTEQLGTGPFLPEQAEIWQLWKKLRQEEPQLAGNLEGFLARMSSRLQEVQASKEALELTLRKRDSDHHREVQRLYEEMEQQIVRERQQLQAESDSRGLALSSQVHDVLAAKELKAQQLAAGHRELEAHLQRLSSTQQEASAENLQLREAQRDLAGQLEEVRGQLRATRGRLASARARVSWQTEEEPSVPSTREKVPDPPATAPEEAPLPELFGDNDDWDQLLSGFRSPPRGALQLTWSPPPTPRAASGPQTPRVVRQISISEPQALPSAQEPAAHSDGAPSLLPGVIALAKGREGVECSGRDIGPEPPVQAQSLEPTLKPGPPAEAHFLYDPPGAPGEESQSLGAAALRMLMPLEGEPPPQVSAPPPQALAGPSKQSQVPGPRPQGPGLRSAAAELPRLGAARSRDLPDTGSESSARSLGALAPPLGSAEPSQGLEPVSLAPAEGLEQGQLNPAGQEGPPGGPQDARGQGPGPNGQPALPHQGLEEEPREEEEEIKEVGGGSRSPGSVQALEAPGLPPGPGEQTQERALPAPLPLHAAPARAGTEAPGPGKPPPASGPPPTALPGAAAGPQGPTQTFPSGPEPGAQPRPPATNAHQEGRPGFPGSQEARAEGRPGDPGTDSGEAGRPLAPGDHRPGEPPVCPDYVFHVIFLGDSGVGKTSFLHLLHHNSFASGPTATVGVDFRVKTLLVDNKWFALQLWDTAGQERYHSLTRQLLRKADGVVLMYDVTCQSSFARVRYWLHCLQDAGADEVAILLLGNKTDCEEVRQVPTEAGRHLAQELGVSFGECSAALGHNILEPMVSLARSLRVQEDRLKRSLVDMVPKRPPKRAGCCS